In one window of Ignatzschineria indica DNA:
- a CDS encoding amino acid permease: protein MSSFDKIQAREAGLHKKLTGKQMAMIAIGGAIGTGLFLGSKFAIAFAGPGVIVSYAIGGVIALLLMGCLAEMTVQHPTSGSFGAYAEHYVHPLAGFLIRYSYWACIVLAVGTEVTAVADYMKFWFPDISAWIWIVLFSAALIYVNAYSVKAFGSVEYWFSAIKVFAIIAFIIMAIGVIVSFKNSAEVKENLIGDDGFFPNGFSGVWIGVIISIFSYLSIEMIAVAAGEAEDPEKAVRHAFKATLMRLFIFYILSLALIIMLVPWKSLITPEATSPFVTVMQSFNVPFADSILNFIVIIAALSAMNSMLYISTRMMFSLSRAGDAPKVFGTINKNGVPMHALALSASGIAVAAIVYTFNPDTAFPIMIALSMFGALFTWGMIFFTHLFFRRAMRREKVQLKFKMPGYPIGTLLGLGAIIAITVTTWFTDIFHSTLKFGIPFLALLVIFYFIKQQKSVIKRDQLKL from the coding sequence ATGAGTAGCTTTGATAAAATTCAAGCTCGTGAAGCAGGTCTTCATAAAAAATTAACCGGCAAGCAGATGGCGATGATCGCTATCGGTGGTGCTATTGGTACAGGACTCTTCCTCGGTAGTAAGTTCGCTATCGCTTTTGCAGGCCCTGGTGTTATTGTTAGTTATGCAATTGGGGGTGTTATCGCTCTCCTCTTAATGGGGTGCTTAGCTGAGATGACCGTTCAACATCCTACCTCAGGTTCATTTGGGGCTTATGCAGAACATTATGTTCATCCTTTAGCTGGCTTTCTCATTCGTTATAGCTATTGGGCCTGTATCGTCTTAGCGGTAGGGACTGAGGTTACCGCAGTTGCCGACTATATGAAATTTTGGTTCCCCGACATCTCTGCTTGGATCTGGATAGTTCTCTTTTCTGCCGCACTCATCTATGTGAATGCATATAGTGTTAAAGCATTTGGATCAGTGGAATATTGGTTCTCAGCCATCAAAGTCTTTGCAATTATCGCCTTTATCATTATGGCAATTGGCGTTATTGTAAGTTTTAAAAATAGCGCAGAAGTAAAAGAGAATTTGATCGGAGATGATGGCTTCTTCCCTAATGGCTTTTCTGGTGTCTGGATCGGCGTCATTATCTCTATCTTCAGCTATCTTAGTATTGAAATGATTGCAGTTGCGGCAGGAGAAGCGGAAGATCCTGAAAAGGCTGTACGTCATGCCTTTAAAGCAACCTTAATGCGTCTTTTTATCTTCTATATCCTCTCCCTTGCCCTTATTATTATGTTGGTGCCATGGAAGAGTTTAATTACCCCAGAAGCAACCAGTCCATTCGTAACTGTAATGCAATCCTTCAATGTTCCCTTTGCTGATAGCATCTTAAACTTTATCGTCATTATCGCAGCACTTTCAGCGATGAATAGTATGCTCTACATCTCTACAAGAATGATGTTTAGCCTCTCACGTGCTGGCGATGCACCTAAAGTTTTTGGGACAATTAATAAAAATGGGGTACCAATGCATGCATTAGCGCTCTCCGCAAGTGGTATTGCCGTTGCAGCGATTGTCTATACCTTTAACCCCGATACGGCATTCCCCATTATGATTGCTCTTTCTATGTTTGGTGCGCTCTTTACCTGGGGAATGATCTTCTTTACTCACCTCTTCTTTAGAAGAGCGATGAGACGAGAAAAGGTTCAATTAAAATTTAAGATGCCAGGATATCCTATCGGAACTCTGCTCGGCTTAGGAGCAATTATCGCAATCACCGTCACAACCTGGTTTACCGATATTTTCCATTCAACATTAAAGTTTGGTATTCCTTTCCTGGCTCTTCTAGTAATTTTCTACTTTATTAAGCAGCAAAAAAGCGTCATCAAGAGAGATCAACTCAAACTCTAG
- a CDS encoding alpha/beta hydrolase, translating into MKKRYHYDNSATVADEGRILDDFKIRSKIAYERYPHIFNCSYLTKHDKINDKKALQRRSFLKDRATYDLFLNQKESKGTILFIHGGYWQWCDKTDFAFIAQPILAAGYHLLLIEYPLAPTATLTEINRAITIALDYLYRYEKRIDQTQPTLLIGHSAGAHLAALNANHPLIDEVWLLSGLYQLESIAKSHLNRALQLSPKEIELLSPQSLPAPMGKEIKIIVGQNELPELIYQSLTYHQKLSTEGAESELILLPSDHYTILDDLFNQLDRFSP; encoded by the coding sequence ATGAAAAAGCGATATCATTACGATAATAGTGCTACAGTTGCCGATGAGGGGAGAATCTTAGACGATTTTAAAATACGAAGTAAAATCGCTTATGAACGTTATCCCCATATCTTTAACTGTAGCTATTTAACAAAGCACGATAAGATCAATGATAAGAAAGCATTACAGCGCCGATCTTTTCTAAAGGATCGAGCAACTTATGATCTATTTCTTAATCAAAAAGAGTCGAAAGGTACAATCCTCTTTATTCATGGGGGATATTGGCAATGGTGTGATAAAACTGATTTTGCATTTATTGCGCAACCAATTTTGGCCGCAGGTTACCATCTACTCTTAATAGAGTATCCCTTAGCACCAACAGCAACGTTAACCGAAATTAATCGAGCAATAACCATTGCTCTCGATTATCTCTACCGCTATGAAAAGAGAATCGATCAAACACAACCTACCCTCCTTATCGGTCACTCTGCAGGAGCCCATCTTGCTGCCCTCAATGCTAATCATCCATTAATCGATGAGGTATGGCTTCTAAGCGGACTCTATCAACTCGAATCGATCGCTAAAAGTCACCTCAATCGAGCTTTACAATTGAGTCCCAAAGAGATTGAGCTACTCTCACCCCAATCACTGCCGGCACCAATGGGCAAAGAGATAAAAATTATAGTAGGTCAAAATGAACTTCCTGAGCTGATCTATCAGAGCCTCACCTACCACCAAAAATTATCTACTGAAGGAGCAGAGAGCGAGCTAATCCTTCTACCAAGCGATCACTATACTATCTTAGATGACCTCTTTAACCAGCTCGATCGATTCTCTCCCTAG